The Rhododendron vialii isolate Sample 1 chromosome 1a, ASM3025357v1 region tattgagctcgagctcgtgttcgttaaaaacttaacaagCTTGAATACTTTaaagctcggctcagctcgactcgtttgcaaCCCTAATCGTCCCGTCGagcatttttttccaagttgaAAAGAAGCCCATTGGGCCAGTGGGCCTTGTAGGGCCTTTTAGTTGTGACCGGCAAACAAATAATTCAACAACGCTAATCCATGTATTAATGACGTGGTGTATATATCATAAAGCAAAAGTAAAACACTATATGTGCACATACGGAAATGTACAAAACTAAATATAGCAAGAGTAAAATTAGTTCTTTATATTCTTATTATTATGGACATAATTTTATAGATTTTTTCTGAGAACGTGCCAAAATTGTAAGAGAAATATGATTTTTATGGCATGGGGGACTAGACCTTCCGGGCCATTAATATTAAGATAAATTTACTTACAACAATTATTTGTAACACTCTTTGATCTCAAATGATTTGCCGATCAATTTATATACTAACTTTGTCCCGTAATTTTAACCAATTACTAATGAAattctactttttattttctcttttgaagtaAAAATACGTTATTGGTCAAAATCTCGAATTTTGTCGTGACAACTCAAAGATCTCATTTATTCAGAAAAATTTTTagttggttaaaaaaaaaaaaaaaaatccctccgtcccaaaatgcttgtccggtccacaaaacggagtgttaaaaataattcaattttttcttgaaaaaattcaaacttttttcacaaattaaaaatacttattgatatttagtaagttgttaaattttttttgaatttttttttgtaaaaattgtattatttttaatactcagttttgcggaccggacaaaaattttgggagggagggagtacTAGTTTAATTTTCTAGTAATGGAGTAACATTATGAAAGGCTAAAAGCTGCATGGCaacaccttcttcttcttgaggGAAAATGGAATATGAAGATGCATCCATTTACTTTCGTGTAGGAAGAGACTATGTTACCAgtttaccaaaccaaatcgagtcTTTTTTCTCTATTGCGTTGCTATGGAAAgaacatatttatatatagttGAAAAACCCTAGAAGGGAGTCGGTTGCTAGTCCTTCATttttggattggagatgccGATTGACTCAAACCCCAGCAAGGCAGCACCGTTTTCTTCTTCAGGAGAAACAGAAATGGAATATGAAGATCCACCCATATATATTCGTGCAGAAAGAGACTATAAATTGTACGAGTGGTACGTAATCGATCACGAAGGAAACCCTGAGTTGCCGGAGGGCGAACCGCTCCGTCCGTTTTCCCTCCACTTCCGAAACACCAGGgcctttttttctttgaaactAAGAATGCACATTATGTGGATCATGTGTTTCGTGGTCATTATTTATCAGCATTCTTTTTTAAGATGTATTGACTTGAAACTCATGTTTTCCTTTTATTGTAGCTTTCCCTCTAAAACAAAAGAGTCGAAAGAAGTTGCAAGCAAGGATGCTTCAACTGGATTGGGAAATCCCGTAGTGCAAGGGCTTGCACCCTGTAGGGCGCACACGGGCCATTGATattgacaatgaatggttgagatgtgatttttaattatgaccggtaagaatcatttattaccggtcataattgatttttaatgtgaaccgttgattgatgagatcgacgaCAATAGGCCGCCCTACAGGTGCACTGCATGGAGGTGCACTACAGCCCCCAGATTCTCTTCAACCACCAACGGCATCAATAGTAgcaacaataacaacaataatgatggcgaggaggaggagaagaggcAAGCAAGGTTGcttaaaactcatttttttccttctattgcAGCTTTCCATCTAAAAAAAAGTGAGTTGAAAGAAGAGGCAAGCAAGGTTGCTTCAACCAACAATGTTACAACGGCATCAACAGTAGCAGCAATAATAACAATGATAgcgagaagaggaagaaggatAGGAGTAGGAACAGGAATAGGGTTAGAAACAAGACCAAGAAGCAGGTTCAATTAGGAGAACCAGGGGTTGTGTATAAGAAAAAATGGTTTTGTAGTCTTGTTATGTGATGGTAGCATCATTTCTAATCCTAGCTTTCTCGTGCATCTAAATTCTAGTTGATTGCTCCTTTTCGAACTAAATTATAGTTGGAGATTGGCGGATTGTGTCTCGCCTATGCGTGCCTTGTGGTGCAGAGTCGCATACTAATCAAATGGTTTATTCCTGACCTACTGTCTTGCGACATCGGCTTTACCTCCTTCGAATACTGATATTGAATAATCTTCTGTTGGTAATTTACCGTCTCAGCTAATGTGTTTCATCTCCGATTctgcaaggaaaaaaaacctccaaTCGGAATGTCTACCAATATTTCTAATACAAGTGTGCGCAGAAAGACTACTCTGTTAAGAAAAAGAGTTTGCCATACTGACAATCGCAATCAGTTCAGGAAAGTGTCCCAACCGAGACTGACATTCATTCTTCGGTTTGAACACATTCGATATTCACGAATGCACTCTCTCGGGTGCATTAGATGAAAAATTCACCACTTTAATAGCTGCTGGTCATCATTCTCTCCCCACTCTTTTTAATTTCGTCTCACCATCTTTTCCTCAAAAGATTTGATATGAAACATTTGGATAAATGTAGTTGAGACACTCATAAACTGGCTCGGACACGTAAgttacaaaaaaggaaaaataattacGTGGTGATTCAGATATCAATCTTAGATAGGAGAATAAAGCCAAAGGGCCATTAACTATTTCAACCGGCAAACACACAATGTACTAACTAAAAACACCAAACTGCTTCATGAAGATGAAAGTGGAAGCAAATTCAAACATACTAGTTGCAGAGAAACCAAATCCTAATCTCCCGGTGAAATAGTAGCGAATTCAAACCTACAAGTATCAGAGTAAGGAAATCGTAATCTCCCATTGAAGGAGAGGAAAGATTatgagagcatccacaatggtaataatcaaaaccaataaccaaaatgagCCACGTTAgcatttaattatccatttagtctataattaaacttaacaacttctacttccacattagttatttttgcatccctaataaaaaaaaaaaaccctacaatACACAATACACAtttgtccaattgcaaacgagttccaatcacgcacccgaccacatcaaattattcgtctcaatgagacgattccaatatggggtgtttttaagttattgagtttgattattgagtttttattattggtaaaagttgttaagtatGGTTATGGAATGGAATAggtgaaatttatttatttgctaaaagacttgaaaatttGCATATTACAATATGAGGGTGCTTTTGgagcattattgttaaatttacttatttaccccaatttgcttattacaatgggaaTGCTCCAACAAAGAGTAGCACTACTACTACTTGTTCTTCCTGCAGCTAGTGTTGCCACTGTTATCAAAATTCACCTGCGTAGTCTTCTGCTCAGAGTGCTGGTACATAGTACAGCCACTTTTGTCACAATTCTTTACAGTGGAGCTCTCCCGCTGCTGGTCTGTAATCACAACTCCGCCGGTAGATGTCTCCACAATCCGCTGTTTGCTGGACACCGTTGCAGTATGGCGTTCAGAGCTACCAGTCACTTTGTCCTCGTACTCTGCCGTTGAAGTCTGCTGCACAATAGACTGCTGCCCTCCTTGCTTTGTTACTGCCTTGGACTTGGACCCCCCCGGATGTTTACCGGAACTTTCCTGCACCTGGGCACTGACCGCATGCTCATTTGATTTTGCTGCCATTGCTGTATCCCACGCAAAACGTGTAGATGTATTAGGTCATATTTCAGTTACAGATGTCAGTGTATCACAATGAAGGTATATCCAACAATGGGATTTCCATATGcaaacaagttcaaaattggTGTACATCCAATTCTTACACAGCAAATATGTGTACAATGGCATGAATGTTACCTTTAAAGAATAGGGGCTTGAAATGATTAAATGAAATCACAGAAACTAAATGCACAATGAACAAGGTTTTTTCCAATCAGGTTTGACACATGCGTAAACCAACccaaagagagaacaaaataaACAGAGGATAGAGGGTAAGCAGAGACCAAACAGTGAAATAGTAAACATACAGATTAAACtgaggagaaagagaagggttgATAGAGATCAAGCAAGAAAAGATTACAAAAGATAATTGTCTTATCCAAATTTCCAATTCATGCTATGCTAATTTCTAACATAACATCTAGTAACCTCTGTAGAGTGTGTAGGTTACTCTCCTAGGCATTCTGTCCTCGAATGTGgccaaactaaaactcaactgCATCCCACAAATCAGAAGACTATCCTTAACAATAGAAAGCTAAATTTGGCCATTAATTGTTACTTTTCAAAAACATGTAGCATGAAAAAAAATGTCAAGAAAAACAATACTTCTACAATAAGAACAGATATGGTCCATGGTTCACTTCAGCAGTTTTAACAAACAATCAACATTCTTTAAGTTGAACCAGTAGCTCGTGCTGATTAATGCAAGGAAATGAAAACCTACAAAAGGAAATGTAGTGCTATAAACACTGCAAGCTATATGTGTCGACTTTGAAACCAGGGATGAAGGGTGCGAGATAGGGTATCATGTGGGGTAAATGTTAATCATTCTTATACTCTTGCTTGTTTTCAGATTGTTTGTACATGAgattatatttcttttatacTTCCTATAGTAAACTCTGGATATGTGAGTGCCACAGAACAGAGAAAAAGAACTAACACAAAATCTATATAGAATGACGTGGTTGAGTTGAGGGCCTACTATTTACTTTAAAGAATGCATGAAGATGccttttattgaccaaaatggCATCTATAAAAGGTGGAAATTTCTGCATAAAATCCACGAAAAATAACATCAAAAGATTGCAAGTCACCACTATTCTGTCCAAGAATCTCAATCGTGTGACTAATGCGGCAATACCAATACAAATAAGCTGTTAGTTTCCAAGTGTCACGGAGCATAAGTCTTTGGTCCAAAAAATTCTATGTGTTATTTCTGATGCTCCATCACAAGTGTGCTGTATCTATGTGGTGCTTGACTAATTATACAAGACCATGGCATCCAAAATTTAAATGTTGCCACATATATTTCCAATAAtgtccaagttttttttttttttaacacattcaattcatttcataacaaaacCCGAAGGCAATacaaatttcaataaaagataCAAGAATGAGCCAAAACTACCCAGACTTTGACATAGGCTCTCCCTGCAGAAACAAGACCAGCGAAATTGCCAGATGAGAACCAATCAAGGTCTAGATAGTAGAGAATCCCAAACGGACTAGACCCCAGCTCAAACTCGAGATGCGCATATGAAATCTGGATAGCAAGAGCCGTTCACAGGAGCAGAAGTCGTTCCCTGTAAACAAAGTCGTTCACCGTAGCAGACCCCTTCACCGAAAACAGCAGCCGGACGAACCTTAACCCACCAATAACCACAGAAGCAAGGGCAAAGCCCTGGTCCTTATTCTCCCACCACCGCACCCCACCCCACCGGATCTCGGGGAAACCTAGACCGGTAACAAACCGGACTAGGCCGGTAAACAAGCCGGACTGAAACCAGCCGGAAAAGaactaaacaaaccaaaaaccCAGAGCCCCCATAATGTCCAAGTAAAGCACTAGGATACTCGCTAAATCTAGAGAAGTTCACCTAAAAGCGACTTCAATCATAGACAAAGTGGGTCAAATAAAAAGTGGATTTCTGTTTTAGAATGGAATGAATAAAATGTGAAGCTCAGGTTGAGATGAAACTCGTGTTAAAAGGGCGATGTGAACAGCGCATTAGCAGACAGTAACAAGTTCATATACAACTATGAAAAGCACCTCACAGCTCGATAGGAAGTTACAAAAATCCTGACACTAACGAGCATACGAAACCTAAAGGAAACATGCCTTGTTTAATTGAAAAGCAGCTCACATATCATAGCCCGTTACGAAAATCCTAGTACATCTGAGAGCATAATCTTACTTGAAAACCCAATAAGAAAATCAAGGATTCTAAGCCTCGAACATGAAAATGAGCTAAGTGAAGCATAACTGCCTTTAGTCTACAGGGGTGCGCCATCTAATTTCACATAAAGAGAACAGCAACAAATTCTTCAGAAAACTCCCGGCGCAAATTAATTTGCCAACTTAATTGGTAGTTTCTCTAACAGTAGATCTTAAGAAAGGGTAAAATTGCTGAGCAAAAAATTTTTCAGCTGAGCAAAAAGAAAGggtaaaattttgaatagtACAAGATTAATTGAACTTATCGATAAATACAAAATAGAGGGTCCAAATCAAGCTTTACattttgtttacttttgttCAAAAGGTAGCCAATACTCGAGGTACTGTGCTAATCATCCGGAAAAAACCAACTAGAAATTTGGAACCAAGAACAAAAGGTAATTACCACCATTCTCTGTAACACTATAAATGGATGTGGTCCCACAAAATCCAACACTAGATGATTGCTTGGCTCATTATGGACCATGATTGACTCAGCTGTTTGCGACAGAGGAAGCAATAAACAACCCATTATCACCTAATGGACCCACAGTGCAAACCATAAGTTACCATTTAGACGGGAAGCCCACACAATACGTGGGACCCACGCATATTGGACGATTGCTAACATTTCTATGTCTCTGGATCCTTGTGTTTCAAATCATTTCCATTTATCAGCACACAGCATATCCAAAAATCTTGTTTAACACATAATATTAACAGAATGTCGTCCCTCACGATAATCTATGGTATAACGTCACTAAATGTTGCGATCATCAACTAATAAAACCCTACCCTGAAATCTAAATTCATAGATGATAACTTAACATCACACATGACGTACAACATAATCCTCCATAAACAAACATTTAAATTCTACAAACGATACTGACCAAATGGGAAAAAGAAGTGATATTCTATACTCCATTTCCACACAAAAATCCACTTAACTGATACAGAAAAAAGTAGAAACACAAGGTTATTCACCAGATCTACCCAAGATGACCAAGATCTCACAAACTTCACGAGATCCACCCAGAGAAAATGACCCTTAGGGTACACAGAAACATACTACGAAACATTTACGTATAGATATACACACGCTATAACACAATAATGAACATTACAAACAGAAACAAAGGTCTTACTGATCTTTTGCTTGGCTGCTAGAGATATGggctttagagagagagaggggagggtaAATCGGGTTTCGAATTGAGGAGACTGTGCAGTGGAATGTGATCAGCTGGGAGCCCTTTATAGGGCTCTAGGAGCACTACTATAATGGGCGTTTAATTGCGTGTTTATCTGGTAATGGTAATGAGGTCTAATACAGTGGAGTAATACGTACGTAtaaattaattttgtaaataacTGAGTTTTCAAATGTTTTGCAGTTCTCCATGTTTTTAATAGGGGAAGATGATTCTgtcaagaaattttaaaatttatgtatgaaagtaatttatatttttttcaaaaaattgtactttttGTAGCAGAAAGTCTACGCCCACTGCTCAATATTCACAACTTCACCTATCCCTTTCAATCAATCTcgccgtccaaaatactttttggacggttcaaaaAGTTAAACtattttctgtaaaaaaaaaatttaaaattcaaatcatTAATTACTGAAATAAACTGTAAGACATTGAACGATGAATGTTAAGTGGTGGGGTAGTCTTTGAAACTAGGAAAGGAGTTTGATTTGCCTTTTGCTTTTCGTTGGTCCGCCTATGTATTTAATTTCCCCTGACCAAGCTTCTAATTCACCCAATTGCCTCCTCCTTCTAGGTAGAACCGGGGCTTCGACTCTGATAGGCGATAGCCTTTTCCTTCCAGATGGACCCATCTGCCCGATTTTCAAAGATGCCTTGTACAAATTAGGGTTGATATTCCAGGCCTAATGGATGGTTAGTCCACATGAACACGTTATTCAACCTTAATAAAGTAGCAGCTTTAAGCCAATTGGAAATTTCCTGGAATGTTGGGTCTTAATAACAGAAACAAAAGTCCTCCCATTCGTGTTGACATTTCTACCTAAGATTTTTGTGTGAACGAGTAATCTCTCTTACAATTTCGAAAAAAGGGTTCGGATTCATTTAATTTACAAGGCTCCGTTTGATGACAGTGATAGATAAGTGAGATTtataaggagatgagattagaatcgagattgataatgagaagggattaataatgagtatgtttgtttgagatgtgatTGAATGATGAGATTAtaaatatcatgtttgtttgaggtGAGATTAGATGATGTGAGTGGATTGAtaaaagaaattggtaatgagaaggagTTGGATTTGGACTATTAATACAATCTCCCCTATAGGGTATTTCTAATACCTCCTAATCCCCGGCTTGCTAGTCCATTGGATTCATAATCCAAACTCATTTTGGGTTACCAAATAAAGTATTGGTTGTCCTTTGGGATTGGTTTTCCAATCCTAAGGCTTCGTTCAGTTGCTAGGAATGTTATACGAAAAAGTTACTCTCAGAAAAAGTTAAGTAaagtgaaataaaggaaaaagaaatctattttcctgtgactgttcatttgacaattttttttttgcaggaaaactaaaatttagtggttcatttgctGGAAAAAAacacttatgagaaacttctttatttttattctcatggctaattttaaataaaagtaactttgagaggtaaataataggctatcatatttcaaaaattaacacatacgaaaaatgtattttatctaatgcaaagccttaacatgaaataaaaaaaccGACTTGcaatttcatattcaatttgCTATATTCTGAATAGTCATGCAAATCCCCAATTTGAATTGATATTCTCTGATAATCAACCAtacaaatgaagtttaaaaaataagtatatgataactaaataaataaatattaaacaacCGTGTTTGATTAGTTGCCGATGCAAAAACTCACTGAAAAGTagttagtacaaaacaaaattgaaaaccaatgacaagataaataaatacatcaaaaaaaataaactaccaatctttttccaaaacaattatcTTAGAAAGCACCATAGTaatcaaaattgtttttactCACTTAAATCTCAAAGTGTttttctaagaacctaattcgtattttttggtattggcgtcaTTCACTTTTATTTTTACCCGCCAATTATTTTGGGCCCACAATGGATAAAACTTTTCCCGTGATgcaaaatcctatgcttttggctagatcacttttgcaaaaaagtaaatcttgcagaaaaacttaaaaacaagcttcccactactttcctgccaactgaacactacaaaagttatggaaaagttgattttcctaTCCTTTCTtatactttcctggcaactgaatgGGGCCTAAGGGCTAAGAGGGTTAACAAACTGGGCCTTTGAGTAAACAATGTGGacagaaaacaaacttgaagGAAAATAAATTGAGACAATGTTACTTCATTTTCGTTTGGCCGCTTTCGaagatgaatatatatataaaatataatataataaaaaaagagagatgaaTTTGATGGTCAAAATCTAGTTGATGTTGGATATatataaagaagaaaagaagtttTATACTGATCATTCTCTAAATCATATTTAtcattcatttttcaaaaaaccatACAATATTGTCCAATCATATATTTATTGAAGTTCgataaatttgattttttgtacCAATAATGTGCTACACGAATTCTATAAGATGGATAATTCAAATTGTGATGATACATAATGTCTTGAACGGTCCTAAGTGCAATTGTTGGAAAAACGTTGCTGCAAATTCTAAACTGTTGACGAAACCTCTACAAATACTGAAAAACACTTTGAGTCACGACTATATCACTTTCTTAAaaacagtatttgcccccaccaaatggtatgcaaagggttacaacaaatctgccttcaagataaatcgaagcccgaactcGAAGTTCTTCCATTTGCGTTTGCAAtaacgaaacggacagaatacTTGCTGGACGAATATAAGAACCGAGAACCActaaattctattttttatatAGCAAAACAGAATACAGAATGAATGCTAggaaatatagagagagatgtgggagatTGGTGGATTGATTTTGGTGCGACAAAGCATGTCTGCAATGATAAGAGGTTCTTTACTGAGTATAATCAGATGGCACCGTTCTATTCATAGGAAATGCATCAATTGCACTAGTtaaagggtaaaggcaaagtgGATTTGGAGTTCATTTCTAGCAAGACGCTGACTCTTACTGATGTGTATTATGTACCGAAAGTTAGGAAGAATCTCGTGTCTGCAATTCTACTTA contains the following coding sequences:
- the LOC131335578 gene encoding uncharacterized protein LOC131335578 produces the protein MAAKSNEHAVSAQVQESSGKHPGGSKSKAVTKQGGQQSIVQQTSTAEYEDKVTGSSERHTATVSSKQRIVETSTGGVVITDQQRESSTVKNCDKSGCTMYQHSEQKTTQVNFDNSGNTSCRKNK